The DNA region AGCAAACCGTCCTGAGCATCCGCTCCCGCCGGCTCCTGCTCCAGCTTGATCCCCAGAATATCGGCTAACTCCTGGTAGGCTGACTGCAATACGGCAGCGCCAGCCGCACTATACGGTGCCTTACCGCCAGTCACGGCACTGCAGTATATATTGATTTCCTTAGCCAGACCAAACAACACGCTGATGGCCAGGGAGGTATTAAAATCATCATTCATCGCCGCCAGGAATTCTTCCTTGGCCTGCCGGACGATCACTTCCTGGTCCGCCGTTGATCCGTCAGAACTATCGGCAGGCTGCGTCGCTGCCAATTGTTTTAGACTGTGCATGGCTGTGGTCAGCCGCTCCAGGCTGCGCTGCGCTTCATCCAGTCTTTCATCACTGAAATCCAGAGGACTGCGATAATGGGTGGATAAAATGAAAAACCGTAGCACCTGTGGCGAATAATGCTCCAAAATATCTTTAACCAGGAAAAAATTTCCCAGCGATTTACTCATTTTTTCTTCATTCACCGTAATAAAACCGTTATGGAGCCAATACCGGACAAATGGCTCCACGCCGGTACAGGCTTCCGACTGGGCAATTTCATTTTCGTGATGAGGAAATACCAGATCGCTGCCGCCACCATGAAAATCAAAGGTTTCACCCAAATATTTAAGCGACATGGCCGAACACTCAATATGCCAGCCCGGCCGTCCCGGTCCCCAGGGACTTTCCCAGGCCGGTTCCCCCGGTTTTGCGCTCTTCCACAGCGCAAAATCCATAGGGTGCCCCTTCCGGTCATCTACATCGACCCGGGCACCGGCTTTCATGTCGTCCAGACTGCGGCCGCTCAGCTTGCCGTACTCATCAAAGCGGGTCACGGCATAGTAGACATCGCCATCCTTCTCATAGGCGAAGCCTTTATCAACCAGTGTTTTGACCATCCGGATAATATCCGCCATATGTTCGGAAACCCGCGGATACAAATCGGCCCGCCGCACATTGAGTTGATCCATCACTTCAAAATAGGCTGCAATATAGCGATTGGCAATCACATCCCAGGTCACGCCTTCAGCATTGGCGGTTTTGATAATTTTGTCATCCACATCGGTAAAATTCTGCACATGGTATACCTTATAGCCGATATACTCCAAATACCGTTTAATGACATCCCAGGTAACAAACGGACGGGCATTGCCGATATGCGGATGATTGTAAGGGGTTACACCGCAGACATAGGTTTTTACCTGCCCCGCTGTCATGGGTACAAATTCTTCTTTTTGTTTGGTTAATGTATTATACACTCTTAGACTCATACTGTTTCAGCTCCTCTTCTAACTGACAAATCCGCTCTTCCAACCGCATCATGCTGCGCTGCATACAGAACATCATTTCCGCTTCCGGATCGGGCAGGTCGTTATGTTCCAGATCGACGGTCGGTCTGGCATCATCAATCTTCTTACCCTCATGCCACACAATTTTCCCCGGAATCCCGACAACCGTAGAGTTAGGCGGCACTTCCCGCAGCACCACCGAGCCGGCACCAATCTTGGAATTGTCTCCTACCTTAAAAGATCCCAGCACTTTGGCGCCGGTAGCAACAACAACATTATTGCCCACCGTCGGATGGCGTTTGCCCTTTTCCTTGCCGGTACCGCCGAGCGTCACTCCCTGATACAAGGTGACATTGTTTCCCAATTCAGCCGTTTCGCCGATAACCACCCCTGTTCCATGGTCAATGAACAGTCCTTCTCCTATTGTGGCACCGGGATGAATTTCTATGCCGGTTAAAAACCTTGCAAAATTGGAAATCAGACGCGGCAACAACACCAGTCCTTTTTTAAATAAATAATGACTGATACGGTGCAGCCATATGGCATGTAGTCCGGGATAGCATAAAAGTACTTCCAGCACATTTTTAGCAGCAGGATCGCGTTCAAATACCGCGTCGATGTCTCTCTGTATCTGTTTAAACATGAGTTTCCCTCCTGTCCAAAATAATAAAAGG from Propionispora hippei DSM 15287 includes:
- the cysE gene encoding serine O-acetyltransferase is translated as MFKQIQRDIDAVFERDPAAKNVLEVLLCYPGLHAIWLHRISHYLFKKGLVLLPRLISNFARFLTGIEIHPGATIGEGLFIDHGTGVVIGETAELGNNVTLYQGVTLGGTGKEKGKRHPTVGNNVVVATGAKVLGSFKVGDNSKIGAGSVVLREVPPNSTVVGIPGKIVWHEGKKIDDARPTVDLEHNDLPDPEAEMMFCMQRSMMRLEERICQLEEELKQYESKSV
- the cysS gene encoding cysteine--tRNA ligase, whose protein sequence is MSLRVYNTLTKQKEEFVPMTAGQVKTYVCGVTPYNHPHIGNARPFVTWDVIKRYLEYIGYKVYHVQNFTDVDDKIIKTANAEGVTWDVIANRYIAAYFEVMDQLNVRRADLYPRVSEHMADIIRMVKTLVDKGFAYEKDGDVYYAVTRFDEYGKLSGRSLDDMKAGARVDVDDRKGHPMDFALWKSAKPGEPAWESPWGPGRPGWHIECSAMSLKYLGETFDFHGGGSDLVFPHHENEIAQSEACTGVEPFVRYWLHNGFITVNEEKMSKSLGNFFLVKDILEHYSPQVLRFFILSTHYRSPLDFSDERLDEAQRSLERLTTAMHSLKQLAATQPADSSDGSTADQEVIVRQAKEEFLAAMNDDFNTSLAISVLFGLAKEINIYCSAVTGGKAPYSAAGAAVLQSAYQELADILGIKLEQEPAGADAQDGLLKGVMDIVIDIRQQARQNKDWATADQIRNRLQEIGIVLEDSPQGVRWKKK